One stretch of Anolis carolinensis isolate JA03-04 chromosome 3, rAnoCar3.1.pri, whole genome shotgun sequence DNA includes these proteins:
- the LOC100556508 gene encoding P2Y purinoceptor 8, producing MNDTMTKLDNATLDMLKNPVIMITLPIVYTTVALISIPGNIFSLWILFFHTKPKTRSVIFMINLSITDLALACCFPFQIIYHINGNHWSYSKNLCSFVTVMFYANMYSSLVTMTCISLERFLGVVYPMLSQKWTKKRYAFIACFVTWLLVLLALLPLITTDLTYEVKELNITTCFDVLKWSMLPNLYAWAAFLLIPLIVFFIIPFVVTVICYISIIRKLVKASHRDGNGQKTRSIYLVAIVLLVFIICFAPNNIVLLGHMICRLMKEEGYYHIYKLTLCLSCLNNCIDPFIYYFASKEFYQKFMQVIGRKTSVSDTMETRRESVFSARTMSSGHAIKTDVLTPCLQRHESVF from the coding sequence ATGAATGACACCATGACAAAGTTGGATAACGCAACCCTGGACATGCTCAAGAACCCAGTCATTATGATCACCTTGCCAATTGTGTACACTACGGTAGCTCTCATCAGCATTCCTGGGAATATTTTCTCCCTCTGGATTCTCTTCTTCCACACCAAGCCAAAAACAAGATCAGTCATCTTCATGATTAACCTGAGCATCACAGATCTTGCTCTGGCCTGCTGTTTTCCCTTCCAGATTATCTACCATATTAATGGGAACCACTGGTCATATAGCAAGAATCTCTGCAGCTTTGTCACTGTTATGTTTTATGCAAACATGTATTCCTCCCTTGTTACTATGACCTGCATCAGTTTGGAACGTTTCCTAGGAGTGGTATATCCAATGTTGTCCCAAAAATGGACAAAGAAGAGGTACGCCTTCATTGCCTGCTTTGTAACGTGGCTTCTTGTGTTGCTGGCTTTGTTGCCTCTGATAACGACTGACCTTACTTATGAAGTGAAAGAACTGAACATTACAACTTGTTTTGACGTCCTGAAATGGAGCATGCTTCCCAATCTTTATGCATGGGCAGCTTTCCTCTTAATACCACTTATTGTCTTTTTCATCATTCCATTCGTGGTGACGGTAATCTGCTACATTAGCATCATTCGCAAGCTCGTCAAGGCTTCTCACAGAGACGGCAACGGGCAGAAGACCAGGTCTATCTACTTGGTGGCAATTGTTCTCTTGGTTTTCATTATTTGCTTTGCTCCCAATAACATTGTTCTGCTGGGTCACATGATCTGCCGTCTCATGAAAGAGGAGGGTTACTATCACATTTACAAATTGACTTTGTGCCTCAGTTGCTTAAACAACTGTATAGATCCATTCATTTACTACTTTGCATCCAAAGAATTTTATCAGAAGTTCATGCAGGTGATAGGCCGGAAGACATCGGTGAGTGATACAATGGAAACCAGACGGGAAAGTGTTTTTTCAGCCAGGACAATGTCAAGTGGGCACGCAATAAAAACGGATGTGCTTACACCATGTTTGCAAAGACATGAAAGTGTTTTTTAG